Proteins found in one Lachancea thermotolerans CBS 6340 chromosome C complete sequence genomic segment:
- the PAN3 gene encoding PAN-complex poly(A)-binding subunit PAN3 (similar to uniprot|P36102 Saccharomyces cerevisiae YKL025C PAN3 Essential subunit of the Pan2p- Pan3p poly(A)-ribonuclease complex which acts to control poly(A) tail length and regulate the stoichiometry and activity of postreplication repair complexes) encodes MDKANAEWAKDIPCKNITIYGFCKYENDGCIFNHGSTKANATSPGPKFNAKTASSFTPSKVLNSKNSTSAAIKAEKVAKALTTAVEQPTTSSPLAMKSAPFTASYNPYAANFTPVGSAGTSTPPPASSSHPGFNPYSAPAGINNTGDAPMQSSASFIPGSPAPFAQEAPGRHTNFPSIYPPSHSILQYHLYAPDPPLHLKVPLKANERTPEMLFIPNDIREELLKKNQAALQVFPSGGNLPEIVGDYFGLVPLEFHNRASNKERYQGHQNSLYKVFSNFDGKIYIMRRIHDVKIKESVQIFKPFQDWKKLVNSNVVGVRDAFVTRAFSDSSLCLVHDYYPQSSSLYETHFVSFNPTPITQDLLWSYLVQLCSAIQAAHSFNLAFQNICLDKVIVTGNPGRIKIGDSCLHDILYFQEDTDATKEQQKDFVDLGTLLRDLAAKSTGSQDTDIESLVVDNDFKQVLNYLLEPKSLKTLPELMALFSHKILPVLSSLQTYAEYTESILARELENARLFRLMCKLNFIFGRMESRIDINWSESGEKFPIILFYDYVFHQSDESGKPVMDLTHVLRCLNKLDAGIGEKLMLVTPDEMNCFITSYKELKDLIDSTFRALSQ; translated from the coding sequence ATGGACAAGGCTAACGCTGAGTGGGCCAAGGATATCCCTTGCAAAAACATCACAATATATGGCTTTTGCAAGTATGAAAACGACGGGTGCATCTTCAATCATGGTAGTACAAAAGCGAACGCGACTTCGCCGGGACCAAAGTTCAATGCGAAGACAGCATCCTCGTTTACGCCTTCAAAGGTACTTAATTCAAAGAATAGCACCTCAGCTGCCATAAAAGCAGAGAAGGTGGCCAAAGCCCTCACTACTGCTGTTGAACAGCCTACTACATCTTCGCCGTTGGCAATGAAGTCTGCACCCTTCACGGCGAGTTACAATCCATACGCCGCTAACTTCACCCCGGTCGGCTCGGCAGGAACTTCCACCCCTCCTCCAGCCTCATCATCTCACCCTGGTTTCAATCCTTACTCGGCCCCTGCCGGTATTAACAATACAGGGGATGCACCTATGCAATCTTCCGCAAGTTTCATTCCGGGTTCTCCTGCTCCGTTCGCCCAAGAAGCTCCAGGAAGGCATACCAACTTTCCTTCGATATATCCGCCAAGTCACTCCATCTTACAGTATCACCTGTACGCGCCTGACCCGCCGCTGCATCTTAAAGTGCCTTTAAAGGCTAACGAACGTACGCCAGAAATGCTGTTTATTCCGAACGATATAAGGGAAGAGCTActcaagaagaaccaaGCTGCGTTGCAAGTCTTTCCTTCAGGAGGAAATCTGCCTGAGATTGTCGGCGATTATTTTGGTCTTGTCCCTCTAGAATTCCACAACAGAGCCTCCAATAAAGAGAGATACCAAGGCCACCAAAACTCTCTTTACAAGGTGTTCTCCAACTTTGATGGCAAGATTTACATTATGCGGCGAATTCATGatgtcaaaatcaaagaaagtGTTCAAATATTCAAACCGTTTCAGGATtggaaaaagcttgttAACTCCAACGTGGTGGGCGTTAGGGATGCATTCGTTACTCGTGCATTTAGCGATTCTTCTCTGTGTTTGGTTCACGACTACTATCCGCAATCCAGTTCTTTGTACGAAACACATTTTGTGAGCTTTAACCCGACACCAATCACACAAGATCTTTTATGGTCCTACCTTGTGCAGCTTTGCAGTGCTATCCAGGCAGCGCATTCTTTTAATCTCGCGTTCCAGAATATCTGCCTTGATAAGGTGATAGTAACGGGCAATCCTGGTCGCATCAAGATTGGTGATTCCTGCCTCCACGATATTTTGTATTTCCAAGAAGACACAGATGCTAccaaagaacaacaaaaagactttgtAGATTTAGGCACTTTGTTGAGGGACCTAGCCGCGAAGTCGACGGGATCACAAGACACTGACATTGAATCCCTTGTGGTGGACAACGACTTCAAGCAGGTGCTGAATTACCTGCTGGAGCCTAAGTCGCTCAAAACACTTCCGGAGCTAATGGCACTGTTTTCCCACAAAATTTTACCagtcttgagctctttgcaGACCTACGCAGAATACACGGAGTCTATTTTGGCCCGCGAGTTGGAGAACGCTCGTCTCTTTCGGCTAATGTGCAAGCTCAATTTTATTTTTGGGAGAATGGAATCGCGGATTGACATCAACTGGTCAGAATCTGGCGAAAAGTTTCCTATCATTCTCTTTTACGACTACGTTTTCCACCAATCTGATGAATCAGGGAAGCCCGTCATGGACCTAACCCATGTTCTCAGATGTCTAAATAAGCTTGACGCTGGCATTGGGGAGAAATTGATGTTGGTCACACCGGACGAGATGAATTGCTTCATAACAAGCTACAAGGAACTTAAAGACCTTATAGACTCCACCTTCAGAGCGCTTTCCCAGTAA
- the NRE1 gene encoding sepiapterin reductase family protein (similar to uniprot|P40579 Saccharomyces cerevisiae YIR035C or to uniprot|P40580 Saccharomyces cerevisiae YIR036C Hypothetical ORFs) — MSKVVLVTGASKGIGRAIVDVLCSSGEDIKVLGIARSVDDLEALKTKHQGKFDYLCADITDTAAIVGYVKKINKNYGSLDAVIANAGVLAPVQSVARADVMQWKQLFDVNFFSIVSLVSELLPSLKKSSQGDVILVSSGASVKPYVCDKHHNRFAKEITTNNQKQYAWGAYGASKAALNQFAQILALEEPQIKTVALAPGVVNTQMQDAIRDELGPPNMTPEALKRFTDLREKNELLEPEIPATIYANLALHGIPATINGKYLRYNDELLKEYR; from the coding sequence ATGTCTAAAGTGGTACTAGTTACTGGAGCTTCCAAAGGCATTGGGAGAGCAATTGTGGATGTACTATGCAGCAGCGGGGAAGACATTAAAGTTTTAGGGATCGCGAGGTCTGTAGACGACCTCGAGGcattaaaaacaaaacatcAGGGGAAATTTGATTACTTGTGTGCTGATATTACGGATACTGCAGCGATAGTTGGCTATGTTAAGaagatcaacaagaacTATGGCAGCTTGGACGCAGTGATTGCTAATGCTGGCGTTTTAGCTCCTGTGCAAAGTGTCGCACGCGCTGATGTAATGCAGTGGAAGCAGTTGTTCGAtgtgaacttcttcagcattGTATCCCTAGTGAGCGAGCTTTTACCCAGTTTAAAGAAGTCTAGTCAAGGTGACGTCATTCTTGTAAGCTCTGGGGCCAGCGTGAAGCCCTATGTATGTGATAAACACCATAATCGATTTGCTAAGGAGATAACTACTAACAACCAGAAACAGTATGCATGGGGGGCCTACGGCGCCTCGAAGGCAGCGCTTAACCAATTTGCTCAGATCCTGGCTCTTGAGGAGCCGCAGATCAAAACTGTGGCACTGGCACCCGGAGTGGTTAATACGCAGATGCAAGATGCGATTCGGGACGAGCTTGGACCACCGAATATGACGcctgaagctctcaaaaggTTTACTGATCTGAGAGAAAAGAACGAACTTTTGGAACCTGAAATTCCGGCTACAATCTATGCTAACCTGGCTCTACATGGCATTCCTGCGACAATAAACGGGAAGTATCTACGCTACAATGATGAGCTCCTGAAAGAGTACCGCtaa
- a CDS encoding KLTH0C00528p (highly similar to uniprot|P15700 Saccharomyces cerevisiae YKL024C URA6), with protein MLRTAFRARIGPQTALRTVKTSQLLLPRAARFYSSNGGSQQPKSRGKLLVLMGALALGSTLFSINYQKNPPVAFVEEENDKKTQRPAFSEKEVSVIFVLGGPGAGKGTQCANLVRDFQFVHLSAGDLLRAEQNRSNSKYGELIKHYIKEGLIVPQEVTVALLKQAIQESYEKGQKRFLVDGFPRKMDQAVTFEEEIVPSKFTLFFDCPESVMLKRLLERGKTSGRSDDNVESIKKRFKTFIDTSMPVVKHFEEQGKVVTVSCDHDMNEVYNQVKAAVKDKIL; from the coding sequence atgcTCAGAACAGCGTTCAGGGCTCGCATTGGTCCACAAACTGCTTTAAGAACTGTCAAAACCTcccagcttcttttgccaCGCGCTGCACGCTTTTACTCGTCCAATGGAGGTTCTCAGCAACCGAAGTCTCGGGGCAAGCTATTGGTGCTAATGGGCGCATTGGCCTTGGGCTCAACCCTTTTCTCGATAAACTACCAGAAGAACCCCCCAGTAGCGTTCGTGGAGGAGGAAAACGACAAGAAAACTCAGAGGCCTGCTTtctcagaaaaagaagtttctgTGATCTTTGTTCTAGGCGGCCCTGGCGCGGGCAAAGGAACGCAGTGCGCGAACCTAGTTAGAGACTTCCAATTTGTACATTTGTCTGCTGGCGATCTTTTGCGGGCCGAGCAAAACCGTTCTAACTCGAAGTATGgagagctcatcaaacATTACATCAAGGAGGGTCTAATTGTTCCACAAGAAGTGACCGTAGCTCTGCTCAAACAGGCTATCCAGGAGAGCTACGAGAAGGGCCAGAAACGGTTCCTCGTTGACGGGTTTCCTAGAAAAATGGATCAAGCCGTGACCTTCGAAGAGGAGATCGTGCCTAGCAAGTTTACTCTATTTTTTGACTGTCCAGAGAGCGTCATGCTAAAAAGATTGCTTGAAAGAGGCAAGACCAGTGGCAGAAGCGACGATAATGTCGAATCcatcaaaaaaagattCAAAACATTCATTGACACCAGCATGCCCGTCGTCAAGCATTTTGAGGAGCAGGGCAAGGTCGTCACTGTCAGCTGCGATCACGATATGAACGAAGTGTACAACCAAGTCAAAGCGGCtgtcaaagacaagatTTTGTAg
- a CDS encoding KLTH0C00550p (conserved hypothetical protein): protein MDDGCLIDFLLEDDFATMNADSSCLDSKWLVEKDCICDDRVIKRPNRKTKSRTKSKRRSLCKELLDESIDELVNLIIKDTKLSLTIGSEPNQRTKVPQTVSSSKKKSRREGWTNKIGDDQGLLTVFGGEQLAGEFAFNLLDVPEPDVTTESNKKKKVKRNRTRNGASKKAESHPIEPTDQSYAATKGHGHSSAPNSNAEKDAAVKKGKNKKKKRKGQADDENKLKGNAKDSTKSNSQPRAESRDRESQRKDKSPINSSSKSGPPVHGKRSSRKKTKSASSSNNDQSC from the coding sequence ATGGATGACGGCTGCCTTATCGATTTTCTTTTAGAAGATGACTTCGCTACCATGAATGCGGACTCCAGTTGTCTGGACTCTAAATGGCTTGTCGAAAAAGACTGTATATGTGACGATCGCGTTATCAAAAGGCCAAACAGAAAGACCAAATCGAGGACAAAATCGAAGCGCAGGTCGCTTTGCAAGGAACTGCTCGACGAATCCATTGACGAACTTGTAAACTTGATTATCAAAGATACCAAATTGTCACTAACTATCGGTAGCGAGCCGAACCAAAGGACTAAGGTGCCACAGACAGTtagttcttcaaaaaagaagtcGAGGCGTGAGGGTTGGACTAACAAAATAGGAGATGACCAGGGCTTATTGACTGTCTTCGGAGGCGAGCAGCTGGCAGGTGAGTTTGCCTTTAATTTGCTGGATGTTCCGGAACCCGACGTGACTACGGAAagcaacaaaaagaagaaagtcAAGAGAAACAGAACGCGAAACGGCGCAAGTAAGAAGGCCGAGAGTCACCCAATTGAACCTACTGATCAAAGCTATGCTGCGACTAAAGGTCATGGTCACTCAAGCGCTCCCAATTCGAATGCAGAAAAAGACGCGGCTGTAAAGAAGggcaagaacaaaaagaagaagcgcaaaGGCCAAGCAGACGATGAAAATAAACTAAAAGGTAATGCTAAGGATAGCACTAAAAGCAATTCACAACCCAGGGCTGAATCTAGAGATAGAGAGAGCCAACGGAAAGATAAGAGCCCAATAAATTCATCTAGTAAAAGCGGTCCACCTGTTCATGGGAAAAGGTCCTCACGAAAGAAGACCAAATCGGCTTCGTCTAGTAATAATGACCAATCATGCTAA
- the CDC16 gene encoding anaphase promoting complex subunit CDC16 (similar to uniprot|P09798 Saccharomyces cerevisiae YKL022C CDC16 Subunit of the anaphase-promoting complex/cyclosome (APC/C) which is a ubiquitin-protein ligase required for degradation of anaphase inhibitors including mitotic cyclins during the metaphase/anaphase transition required for sporulation) translates to MSRGNTPSQHNSTLAISPLVGSRSLQVPQQRNAANASSTRQWSGSHRAAQTPHHSVTYSPLVQKIQNNASLATPAPVQDHGSTAGLLASMTKNGLFGPTMPSTLRKVSILGDARRQSTSIDNAASDAAGAEDRVADDRLVQDIDIAQLPAAEKLRLWRHDSLMQHQYRTAEYIGDKVYAMTGDPNDAFWLAQVYYNSGSYIRAVELLTRNNLDTSSVMCRYLTALCLIQLKKYEDALDIVGETNPFRDPLGNHVKNQDGGIKLESSMCYLRGKIFSALNNFDKAKESLKEALLVDVKNFEAFDELISKNLLTPTEQWTFISSLDFSDLDDNEELIKSLYITKLSKYLNLDQVHNAHEFLGEEYKLDNNTDLIQSNADTLFTQCKFSECLKLCEEALEKDEFNFSILPIYISCLYELGGKNKLFLVSHKMAENFPKHPITWFGVGAYYMCTNKISEARKYFSKASILDPSFSQAWIGFAHTYAVEGEHEQAVSAYSTASRYFPGTHLPNLFLGMQYLLMGTLPLAEEYFALAYDICPYDPLLLNEMGVLYFKKNDYLKAKRYLKKAWEAIKALDSESKSWISIHTNLAHTYRKLGDNERAVKCFRLVLETTGKDADTLCALGYVYLRMNRIEKAIDSLHSSLALRPSNQAAQDLLKQALDVNLSTVLDESHPLVISSKLQEQGTGTASKKRTANILDVHGVAKKLKHGQDSSDDEDSMDLE, encoded by the coding sequence ATGTCTCGAGGCAATACACCGTCACAGCATAACTCAACGCTAGCGATCTCTCCATTGGTTGGAAGTAGGTCTCTACAAGTACCGCAACAGCGAAACGCTGCTAATGCATCGAGCACCCGACAATGGAGCGGAAGTCATAGAGCCGCACAGACTCCACATCACTCTGTTACGTATAGCCCTCTGGTGCAAAAAATACAGAACAACGCATCCTTAGCAACACCGGCGCCCGTGCAAGACCACGGCTCGACAGCAGGACTGTTGGCGTCGATGACCAAAAACGGGCTTTTTGGCCCGACCATGCCGTCAACGTTGCGTAAGGTTAGTATATTGGGTGATGCACGGCGCCAGTCGACGTCCATCGATAATGCGGCCAGCGACGCGGCAGGCGCGGAGGATCGAGTTGCCGATGATCGCCTTGTACAGGATATCGACATCGCTCAGCTGCCGGCGGCAGAAAAATTGAGACTCTGGAGACACGATTCTCTTATGCAGCATCAGTACAGGACTGCGGAGTATATCGGCGATAAAGTGTACGCCATGACGGGCGACCCCAATGACGCGTTTTGGTTGGCTCAAGTCTACTATAATAGCGGTTCATACATACGCGCTGTTGAGCTACTGACGCGTAACAATCTTGACACATCCAGTGTGATGTGCAGGTATCTCACAGCCCTTTGTTTAAttcaattgaagaaatacgAGGACGCGTTGGACATTGTGGGCGAAACAAACCCGTTTAGAGATCCGTTAGGGAACCATGTCAAAAACCAAGATGGAGGCATCAAGCTTGAGTCTTCGATGTGCTACCTGAGGGGCAAGATATTCTCAGCGCTGAATAATTTTGACAAAGCTAAAGAATCTTTAAAGGAAGCGTTGTTGGTGGACGTAAAAAACTTCGAGGCATTTGATGAACTGATTAGTAAAAATCTTCTCACACCCACCGAACAATGGACTTTTATATCTTCTTTGGATTTCTCTGATCTTGACGATAATGAAGAATTGATCAAGTCCCTCTACATCACTAAGCTGTCGAAATATTTGAATTTGGACCAAGTTCATAACGCGCATGAATTTTTAGGTGAAGAATACAAGCTTGATAATAATACGGATCTCATACAGAGCAACGCCGATACTCTTTTTACCCAATGCAAATTCTCAGAATGTCTCAAATTATGcgaagaagcgcttgaaaaagatgagTTTAACTTCTCTATCCTGCCAATCTACATTTCTTGTTTATATGAACTGGGAGGTAAAAACAAATTGTTTCTCGTTTCCCACAAGATGGCAGAGAATTTTCCAAAGCATCCGATAACCTGGTTTGGTGTCGGAGCATACTACATGTGCACTAACAAGATCTCTGAAGCCAGGAAATACTTTTCGAAAGCGTCCATTCTTGATCCCAGCTTCAGCCAGGCCTGGATCGGCTTCGCGCATACGTACGCTGTTGAAGGGGAACATGAGCAGGCTGTGTCTGCATACTCAACCGCTTCAAGGTATTTTCCCGGAACGCACCTCCCTAATTTATTCCTGGGCATGCAGTACTTACTGATGGGAACTCTGCCACTAGCCGAAGAATACTTTGCATTAGCATACGACATTTGCCCATATGACCCCCTTCTGTTAAATGAAATGGGCGTCTTgtatttcaagaaaaacgaCTACCTCAAAGCCAAGAGgtatttgaagaaggccTGGGAGGCAATTAAGGCTCTAGATTCGGAATCGAAGTCATGGATTTCGATACATACGAATCTAGCGCACACTTATCGTAAGTTGGGGGATAACGAAAGAGCCGTCAAGTGCTTCAGGCTGGTCTTGGAGACCACGGGAAAGGATGCAGACACTTTGTGCGCGCTCGGTTATGTGTATCTCAGAATGAATCGAATCGAGAAAGCAATAGATTCCTTGCATAGTTCATTAGCGTTGCGACCATCTAATCAGGCAGCGCAAGATTTGTTGAAGCAAGCGCTGGATGTGAATTTATCCACCGTTCTGGACGAAAGCCATCCTCTGGTTATAAGTTCAAAATTACAAGAACAGGGAACAGGAACagcgtcaaagaaaagaaccGCAAACATATTGGATGTGCATGGCGTTGCTAAGAAATTGAAGCATGGACAAGACTCATCTGATGATGAGGATTCAATGGACCTCGAGTAA
- the LYS1 gene encoding saccharopine dehydrogenase (NAD+, L-lysine-forming) (highly similar to uniprot|P38998 Saccharomyces cerevisiae YIR034C LYS1 Saccharopine dehydrogenase (NAD L-lysine-forming) catalyzes the conversion of saccharopine to L-lysine which is the final step in the lysine biosynthesis pathway): protein MAPVILHLRAETKDQEARAALTPTTVEKLLSKGFKIYVEESDQSTFDIDEYRKVGAEIVPKGSWVNAPKDRLIIGLKELPEDNFPLVHEHIQFAHCYKNQAGWQDVLGRFKRGHGILYDLEFLENDQGRRVAAFGFYAGFAGAALGLKDWAFKQTHADSEDLPGVTPSPNEQELVKDVTKDYQAALKKGAKKPTVLIIGALGRCGSGAIDMLRKAGIPEKNIIKWDMKETARGGPFQEIAQADIFINCIYLSKPIAPFINSTLLNSNSRRLRSIVDVSADTTNVHNPVPVYTVATVFSKPTVLVPTTKGPKLSVISIDHLPSLLPRESSEFFARDLLPSLEQLPDRENAPVWARARALFYRHCARLERQSKF, encoded by the coding sequence ATGGCCCCTGTTATTTTGCATTTAAGAGCGGAAACcaaagaccaagaagcccgCGCTGCATTGACGCCCACCACTgtcgagaagctgctttcAAAGGGTTTCAAAATCTACGTCGAGGAAAGTGACCAATCAACCTTTGACATCGATGAGTACAGGAAGGTTGGCGCCGAAATTGTACCCAAAGGCTCTTGGGTAAATGCCCCCAAGGACAGATTGATTATCGgcttgaaagagctgcCAGAGGACAACTTCCCATTGGTTCACGAGCACATCCAGTTCGCGCACTGTTACAAGAACCAGGCTGGCTGGCAAGACGTTTTGGGCCGTTTCAAGAGAGGCCACGGGATCTTGTACGATCTTGAGTTTCTGGAAAACGACCAGGGTAGAAGAGTCGCTGCTTTCGGGTTCTACGCCGGGTTCGCGGGAGCTGCTCTCGGACTCAAGGACTGGGCATTCAAGCAGACTCATGCTGACAGCGAGGACTTGCCAGGCGTGACCCCATCCCCTAACGAACAAGAACTAGTTAAAGATGTGACCAAAGACTACCAGGCggctttgaagaaaggTGCTAAGAAGCCTACGGTATTGATCATCGGTGCTCTAGGAAGATGCGGCTCTGGTGCTATCGACATGCTCCGCAAAGCTGGGATCCcagagaagaacatcatcAAGTGGGATATGAAGGAGACCGCTCGCGGTGGGCCTTTCCAGGAGATTGCCCAGGCGgacatcttcatcaactgTATCTACTTGTCCAAGCCCATCGCCCCCTTCATCAACTCCACTCTACTAAATTCCAATTCCAGAAGACTGAGGAGCATTGTCGACGTGTCTGCTGACACTACCAATGTCCACAACCCAGTGCCTGTTTACACCGTGGCGACTGTGTTCAGCAAGCCAACCGTTTTGGTGCCTACTACTAAGGGCCCTAAGCTTTCTGTTATTTCAATCGACCACTTGCCATCGCTGTTACCAAGAGAATCTTCGGAGTTCTTCGCACGTGACCTATTACCTTCTCTTGAGCAGCTACCTGACAGAGAGAACGCGCCAGTTTGGGCGAGAGCCAGAGCCCTGTTCTACAGGCACTGCGCCCGTCTCGAAAGACAatccaaattttga
- the MAK11 gene encoding Mak11p (similar to uniprot|P20484 Saccharomyces cerevisiae YKL021C MAK11 Protein essential for cell growth and replication of M dsRNA virus contains four beta- transducin repeats), with the protein MSQNQFRIVVGSYEHNLLCLSLNLSLPSPLFTPIFHFQAHSLSVKCLDISKRYLVSGSNDEHIRIYDLQKRKELGTLLSHQGSITSLKFSRGAAIPNQDGDDSEKPVTHGNSKWLLSASEDHNLVVWRVKDWENFGTLKGHSARINDFDIHPSNRIAISVSEDHSIRLWNLMTVKKAGILKLKKYNQNGQFVRWCGDNGEFFAVALLNKVLIYKTSTAKVHREIDVGRSTIMHLEVEKINDKQYIVVALGNGSVSMYQGEQLFKDDADEAEEAEKTGDAEETPITPEYTLQGHATRVKDFKFYRNEFGHYLVTISSDGKIVVWDMSNREQVAVYDCGERLNCLAICDESVERYEMMKKRVAEEADLGEQSEVEEDTEDLKSIMLGTNKKKSKKSRSKKNKKVKVQLE; encoded by the coding sequence ATGTCTCAAAATCAGTTCAGAATTGTTGTGGGATCATATGAGCACAACCTCTTGTGTCTATCCTTGAATTTATCCCTTCCCTCGCCGCTTTTTACTCCAATTTTTCATTTCCAGGCACACTCTCTGAGCGTTAAATGCCTAGACATCTCGAAAAGATACCTTGTGTCTGGCTCAAACGATGAGCACATTAGGATTTATGATCttcagaagagaaaagagtTAGGAACACTGCTTAGCCACCAGGGCTCTATCACctccttgaagttttcgagAGGTGCTGCTATCCCCAATCAGGACGGTGACGACTCTGAGAAGCCAGTCACTCACGGCAACAGTAAGTGGCTCCTTTCTGCTTCAGAGGATCACAACCTTGTCGTCTGGAGGGTTAAAGACTGGGAAAATTTTGGTACTCTGAAAGGCCACTCGGCCAGGatcaatgattttgacaTTCATCCATCAAACAGAATTGCCATTAGCGTAAGCGAGGACCATTCAATTAGACTATGGAATTTGATGACTGTGAAAAAGGCTGGCAtcttgaagctgaaaaaataCAACCAAAACGGCCAGTTTGTAAGGTGGTGCGGAGACAATGGAGAGTTTTTTGCCGTagctttgttgaacaagGTTTTAATTTACAAGACTTCAACAGCTAAGGTTCACCGCGAGATCGATGTTGGGAGATCGACCATAATGCATCTCGAGGTTGAGAAAATCAACGACAAACAATATATTGTTGTGGCTCTTGGTAATGGCTCAGTGTCCATGTATCAGGGCGAACAGTTGTTTAAAGATGATGCGGATGAAGCTGAGGAGGCTGAGAAGACCGGCGACGCTGAAGAGACGCCTATAACCCCAGAGTACACCCTACAGGGCCACGCCACCCGtgtcaaagacttcaaattTTACAGAAACGAGTTTGGCCACTACCTAGTAACAATAAGTTCTGATGGTAAAATTGTCGTTTGGGATATGTCCAATAGAGAGCAAGTTGCAGTTTATGATTGCGGAGAGAGGCTGAACTGTTTAGCCATATGTGACGAAAGTGTCGAGAGGTAcgagatgatgaagaagagagttGCCGAGGAGGCCGACCTCGGAGAGCAAAGCGAGGTCGAAGAGGACACGgaagacttgaaaagcaTAATGTTGGGtaccaacaaaaagaagagcaagaagagccGTTCtaaaaagaacaagaaagtcaAAGTCCAACTTGAGTAA